The Clostridium sp. AWRP genome has a window encoding:
- the recA gene encoding recombinase RecA produces the protein MANLSNEKLQAIESAMGQIEKQFGKGAIMKLGEHSVLNVDAISTGCLDLDIALGIGGVPRGRVIEIFGPESSGKTTVALHIIAEAQKNGGAAAFIDAEHALDPSYAQNLGVDINNLIVSQPDTGEQAMEITEALVRSNAIDVLVVDSVAALVPKAEIEGEMGDSHVGLQARLMSQALRKLTSSINKSKCVTVFINQLREKVGVMFGNPEVTPGGRALKFYSSVRMDVRRIDSIKQGDTIVGNRTRVKVIKNKVAPPFKQAEFDIMYNQGISREGNVLDVGVREELVQKSGAWFSYKETRLGQGRENAKQFLKENNDILVEIESKIREKYKLPSLKKNSLEGKDKNNVNSKTDSKKDNLKHSDK, from the coding sequence TTGGCAAATTTAAGTAATGAAAAATTGCAGGCTATAGAATCAGCTATGGGACAAATAGAAAAACAATTTGGGAAAGGTGCCATAATGAAACTAGGAGAACACAGTGTATTAAATGTGGATGCCATTTCAACAGGTTGCCTTGACTTAGATATAGCATTAGGTATAGGTGGTGTTCCAAGAGGAAGGGTAATAGAAATATTTGGCCCTGAATCTTCAGGTAAAACTACGGTGGCACTTCATATAATTGCAGAAGCTCAGAAAAATGGAGGTGCTGCAGCTTTTATAGATGCAGAGCATGCATTAGATCCTTCATATGCCCAAAATCTAGGAGTAGATATAAATAATCTTATTGTATCCCAACCAGATACTGGAGAGCAGGCTATGGAGATAACAGAAGCACTTGTGAGATCCAATGCTATAGATGTTTTGGTAGTGGATTCAGTAGCAGCACTTGTGCCAAAGGCTGAAATAGAAGGAGAAATGGGAGACTCACATGTGGGACTTCAAGCTAGGCTTATGTCTCAAGCTCTTAGAAAACTTACATCTTCTATAAATAAATCAAAGTGTGTAACAGTATTTATAAATCAATTAAGAGAAAAAGTAGGAGTTATGTTCGGTAATCCAGAGGTTACGCCTGGCGGAAGAGCTTTAAAGTTTTATTCTTCAGTTAGAATGGATGTAAGAAGAATAGATTCTATAAAGCAAGGAGATACCATAGTAGGTAATAGAACAAGAGTAAAGGTTATTAAAAATAAAGTAGCTCCACCTTTTAAACAGGCAGAGTTTGATATAATGTACAATCAGGGTATTTCAAGAGAAGGAAATGTGTTGGATGTAGGGGTTAGAGAAGAATTGGTACAGAAAAGTGGTGCATGGTTTTCCTATAAAGAAACGCGGCTTGGACAAGGCAGGGAAAATGCAAAACAATTTTTGAAAGAAAATAATGATATATTAGTTGAGATAGAAAGCAAGATAAGGGAAAAATATAAATTACCTTCTTTAAAAAAGAATTCTCTTGAAGGCAAAGATAAAAACAATGTTAATAGTAAAACTGATTCAAAAAAAGATAATTTAAAACATTCTGATAAATAG
- a CDS encoding SMR family transporter codes for MIVLILISVFLGAIGQVLVKYGAVNLNLDFTIKYLIPSILSILKNLPVMLGIVSYGLSFLIWIKVLSKVELSYAYPMVSLGYIITMVFSYFMFKENISFIRILGVAFIMFGVILVSRS; via the coding sequence ATGATTGTATTGATATTAATATCGGTTTTTTTGGGAGCCATTGGACAGGTACTTGTAAAGTATGGGGCAGTAAATCTTAATTTAGATTTTACTATAAAATATTTGATTCCAAGTATTTTAAGCATATTAAAAAATTTACCTGTTATGCTAGGAATTGTATCCTATGGATTAAGCTTTTTGATATGGATAAAAGTCCTAAGCAAGGTGGAATTAAGTTATGCTTATCCTATGGTTAGTTTAGGATATATAATAACTATGGTGTTTTCTTATTTTATGTTTAAGGAAAACATATCTTTTATAAGAATATTAGGAGTAGCTTTTATAATGTTTGGGGTAATACTTGTTTCAAGAAGTTAG
- a CDS encoding decaprenyl-phosphate phosphoribosyltransferase, with protein sequence MGRKVMGAIIELMRPKQWSKNFFVFAAIIFSGNFLHTSILENNILTFILFCMTSSTIYVLNDIVDVEKDKCHPDKKNRPIASGRVSKNRAITLDIVLLILVICLSYIFLNIEILLIFLLYIIVNIFYSFKLKNLVIIDVMTIAFGFVLRVESGSIATGVQVSPWLFLCTILLALFLGLNKRKSEIVTLKDKRSSSRKILEKYSIKNIDKMLTIVNPSVLMAYCLYTFSSTQSRTMMFTIPFVLYGILRYEYLMDKENIGGKPEDVFQKDIPFLVDILIWIIVVIVIIYFKL encoded by the coding sequence CTGGGGAGGAAAGTTATGGGAGCAATAATTGAACTAATGAGACCTAAACAGTGGAGTAAAAATTTTTTTGTTTTCGCTGCAATTATTTTTTCAGGAAATTTTTTACACACCAGTATATTAGAGAATAATATATTAACTTTTATTTTATTTTGTATGACATCTTCTACTATTTATGTATTAAATGATATTGTAGATGTTGAGAAGGACAAGTGCCATCCTGATAAGAAGAACAGACCTATTGCAAGTGGACGTGTATCTAAAAATAGAGCTATTACATTAGATATAGTATTACTTATTTTAGTAATATGCCTTAGTTACATATTCCTAAATATAGAAATTTTACTTATTTTTTTGTTGTATATTATAGTGAATATATTCTATTCCTTTAAACTTAAAAATTTAGTTATAATAGATGTTATGACTATTGCTTTTGGATTTGTATTAAGAGTTGAAAGTGGAAGTATAGCTACAGGGGTTCAGGTTTCACCTTGGTTGTTTTTATGTACCATACTTCTAGCACTGTTTTTAGGTTTAAACAAAAGAAAAAGTGAGATTGTAACTTTGAAGGACAAGAGAAGTTCGTCTAGAAAGATATTAGAAAAATACTCAATTAAGAATATCGATAAAATGTTAACTATAGTAAATCCATCTGTACTTATGGCTTATTGCCTGTATACTTTTAGTTCCACACAAAGTAGAACTATGATGTTTACCATACCCTTTGTGTTGTATGGCATACTTAGATACGAATATCTAATGGATAAGGAGAACATAGGTGGAAAACCAGAGGATGTATTTCAAAAGGACATACCTTTTCTTGTGGATATATTAATATGGATTATAGTTGTTATAGTTATAATATACTTTAAATTATAG
- a CDS encoding stage V sporulation protein S, translating to MEVLKVSTKSSPNSVAGALAGVLRERGAAEIQAIGAGALNQAVKAVAIARGFVAPSGIDLICIPAFTDIEIDGEERTAIKLIIQPR from the coding sequence ATGGAAGTATTAAAAGTTTCAACAAAATCAAGTCCAAATTCGGTGGCAGGAGCATTAGCAGGAGTTTTAAGGGAAAGAGGAGCAGCAGAGATACAAGCTATAGGAGCAGGAGCGTTAAATCAAGCTGTTAAAGCTGTAGCTATTGCTAGAGGGTTTGTAGCACCTAGTGGAATCGATTTAATATGTATTCCGGCATTTACGGACATTGAAATAGATGGGGAAGAGAGGACTGCAATTAAATTAATAATACAGCCAAGATAA
- a CDS encoding glyceraldehyde-3-phosphate dehydrogenase produces the protein MSIKVGINGFGRIGRLVLRIAQERLKDNIEIVAINARADNETLAHLLKYDSCYGRFNGNVKAAEDSIIVNGSKIKVFRENDPENLPWGKLDVDIVIESTGKFKDRESAYKHIKAGAKKVIITAPAKDEDITIVMGVNEEKFDVESHNIISNASCTTNCLAPFAKVLDNKFGIIRGLMTTVHSYTNDQQLLDKTHKDLRRARAAGESIIPTTTGAAKAVAKVLPNLKGKLSGFALRIPTPTVSITDLVCELSKSVTVEEVNEAFKRASEGSMKGILGYSEEPLVSIDYKGDDRSSIVDGLSTMVLKDNMIKVVSWYDNEWAYSCRTVDLANYIAGKMEKASEKPMDMVAEGV, from the coding sequence ATGTCCATAAAAGTTGGAATTAATGGTTTTGGAAGAATAGGAAGGTTGGTTTTGAGAATTGCCCAAGAAAGATTGAAGGACAATATTGAAATTGTAGCAATTAATGCAAGAGCAGATAATGAAACTCTGGCACATCTTCTAAAATACGACTCCTGCTACGGAAGATTTAATGGAAATGTAAAGGCAGCAGAAGATTCAATTATTGTAAATGGTTCTAAAATAAAAGTGTTTAGGGAAAATGATCCTGAAAATTTACCTTGGGGTAAATTGGACGTAGATATAGTTATAGAATCCACAGGGAAGTTTAAAGATAGAGAAAGTGCATACAAGCATATAAAAGCTGGAGCAAAAAAAGTTATTATTACAGCTCCTGCAAAGGATGAAGACATAACTATAGTTATGGGAGTAAATGAAGAAAAATTTGATGTTGAGTCTCACAATATTATTTCAAATGCATCTTGTACAACTAATTGTTTGGCACCTTTTGCTAAAGTATTAGATAACAAGTTTGGAATTATAAGAGGTCTTATGACTACAGTTCACTCTTATACAAATGACCAACAATTGCTTGATAAAACTCACAAGGATTTGAGAAGAGCTAGAGCTGCAGGAGAATCTATAATTCCAACTACTACTGGAGCAGCTAAGGCAGTGGCAAAAGTATTGCCTAATTTGAAAGGAAAATTAAGTGGTTTTGCACTTAGAATACCTACACCTACAGTTTCTATTACAGACTTGGTCTGTGAACTTTCAAAATCTGTTACGGTAGAAGAGGTAAATGAAGCTTTTAAAAGAGCTTCTGAGGGATCTATGAAAGGAATACTGGGATATTCTGAAGAACCACTGGTATCTATAGATTATAAGGGAGACGACAGGTCTTCTATAGTAGATGGTCTTTCAACTATGGTATTAAAGGATAATATGATTAAAGTAGTATCCTGGTATGATAATGAATGGGCTTATTCCTGTAGAACTGTAGACTTGGCAAACTATATTGCAGGTAAGATGGAGAAGGCTAGCGAAAAACCTATGGATATGGTTGCAGAAGGAGTTTAA
- the purB gene encoding adenylosuccinate lyase: MRDTYTTPLNTRYASKEMSYIFSDEKKFKTWRKLWVALAECEKELGLNITSEQIDELKANMENINYEDAKKREKEVRHDVMSHVYAYGLQCPKAKGIIHLGATSCYVGDNTDLIIMREALHIIKRKVINVISYLTKFALKYKDMPTLGFTHLQPAQLTTVGKRATLWLQDLYLDIENIEFVIQNMRFRGVKGTTGTQASFMELFNGDEEKVKRLDTMVTKKMGFEKEFMVTGQTYTRKLDSIILNTLSEIAQSAYKFSNDLRILQNMKEMEEPFEKNQIGSSAMAYKRNPMRCERIGSLARYIIVTALNPAITASTQWFERTLDDSANKRISIPEAFLALDGVLNLYMNVSENMVVYPKVIESHVASELPFMATENIIMEAVKKGGDRQELHERIRVHSMEAAKMVKVEGKKNDLLERIIADSFFKMSEEEILSLVDSKKFIGRAPGQVVDFIQQQIKPLLDKNKDILGEEAEIDV, translated from the coding sequence ATGAGAGACACATACACAACTCCTTTAAACACAAGATATGCATCTAAAGAGATGAGCTATATATTTTCTGATGAAAAGAAATTTAAAACTTGGAGAAAACTCTGGGTAGCTCTTGCAGAGTGTGAAAAGGAGCTTGGACTTAATATAACTTCTGAGCAAATAGATGAACTGAAAGCTAATATGGAAAATATAAATTATGAAGATGCAAAAAAAAGAGAAAAGGAAGTAAGACATGATGTAATGAGCCATGTATATGCGTATGGACTACAATGCCCTAAAGCTAAGGGAATAATACATTTAGGTGCAACTAGCTGTTATGTGGGGGATAATACCGACCTTATAATAATGAGAGAAGCCCTTCATATAATAAAGAGAAAAGTTATAAATGTAATAAGCTATCTTACTAAGTTTGCTTTGAAATATAAAGATATGCCAACTTTGGGATTTACTCATCTTCAACCTGCACAGCTTACTACTGTAGGAAAAAGGGCAACTTTATGGCTTCAAGACCTTTATTTAGATATTGAAAATATAGAATTTGTCATACAAAATATGAGATTTAGAGGTGTAAAGGGAACTACCGGAACTCAAGCTAGCTTTATGGAACTTTTTAATGGAGATGAAGAAAAAGTAAAAAGATTAGATACAATGGTAACTAAGAAAATGGGATTTGAAAAGGAGTTTATGGTTACAGGCCAGACCTATACTAGAAAACTTGATTCCATAATATTAAATACCCTATCAGAAATTGCTCAAAGTGCATATAAGTTCAGCAATGATTTAAGAATATTACAGAATATGAAAGAGATGGAAGAACCTTTTGAAAAAAATCAAATAGGATCTTCTGCTATGGCGTACAAGCGAAATCCTATGAGATGTGAGAGAATAGGTTCTCTTGCAAGATATATAATAGTAACAGCTTTAAATCCTGCTATAACGGCTTCAACCCAATGGTTTGAAAGAACTCTTGATGATTCAGCAAATAAGAGAATATCTATACCAGAAGCCTTTCTAGCTCTTGATGGAGTACTAAACTTATATATGAATGTATCGGAAAATATGGTAGTGTATCCTAAGGTAATTGAATCTCATGTAGCTTCTGAACTCCCTTTTATGGCTACAGAAAACATAATAATGGAAGCTGTTAAAAAAGGTGGAGACAGACAGGAACTTCATGAGAGAATTAGAGTTCATTCTATGGAAGCAGCTAAAATGGTAAAAGTTGAGGGAAAGAAGAACGACTTATTGGAAAGAATAATAGCAGATTCTTTCTTTAAGATGAGTGAAGAAGAGATACTTTCACTAGTGGATTCTAAGAAGTTTATAGGCAGAGCACCTGGTCAGGTAGTTGACTTTATCCAGCAGCAAATAAAACCTCTTCTTGATAAAAACAAAGACATCTTAGGAGAAGAAGCTGAAATAGATGTTTAG
- the gltX gene encoding glutamate--tRNA ligase, whose translation MAKVRTRFAPSPTGYMHVGNLRTALYTYLIAKHADGDFILRIEDTDQERFVEGALNVIYDTLKATGLKHDEGPDIGGPVGPYVQSQRTDIYLKYAKELIEKGEAYYCFCTKERLDSLRNNSDTYKYDKHCLHLSKEEIEKNLASGIPYVIRQNNPEVGVTSFNDEIYGNISVDNSELDDMILIKSDGYPTYNFANVIDDHLMGITHVVRGSEYLSSAPKYNRLYEAFGWEIPIYVHCPPIMKDEHNKLSKRNGDASFEDLIEKGYLKEAVLNYIALLGWNPRSEQEIFNLEELVKEFDYRNINKSPAIFDNVKLKWMNGEYIKKLSLEEFNSLALPYYKKVISKDLDFLKISSLLQTRVEILSEIPAFLDFFEELPEYTEDLYVHKRMKSNLESSLTVLEKILPKFKRLSPWTFENIEKCCMDLISEMGVKNGVVLWPVRIGLSGKKSTPGGAFEIADIIGKEESIKRTEIGIEKLKNAQ comes from the coding sequence ATGGCTAAAGTTAGAACGAGATTTGCGCCAAGTCCAACAGGATATATGCACGTTGGAAACTTAAGAACTGCGCTGTATACATATTTAATTGCAAAACATGCAGATGGGGATTTCATACTCCGAATTGAAGATACAGATCAGGAAAGATTTGTAGAAGGAGCCCTAAATGTAATTTACGATACTCTAAAAGCTACAGGTCTTAAACATGATGAGGGACCTGATATAGGAGGCCCTGTTGGTCCTTACGTACAGAGTCAGAGAACTGATATTTACCTAAAATACGCAAAAGAACTTATAGAAAAAGGGGAAGCATACTATTGTTTCTGCACAAAAGAAAGACTAGACTCGCTCAGAAATAATTCAGATACTTATAAATATGATAAGCACTGCTTACACCTCTCAAAGGAAGAAATAGAAAAAAATTTAGCATCGGGAATCCCATATGTTATAAGACAAAACAACCCTGAAGTAGGTGTCACTTCATTTAACGATGAAATTTATGGTAACATATCTGTAGACAATTCTGAATTAGATGACATGATACTTATAAAATCAGATGGATATCCTACTTATAACTTTGCAAACGTAATAGACGATCATCTTATGGGAATAACTCATGTAGTAAGAGGAAGCGAGTATCTATCTTCTGCTCCTAAATACAATAGATTGTATGAAGCTTTCGGATGGGAAATTCCAATATACGTTCACTGTCCCCCAATAATGAAAGATGAACACAATAAACTCAGCAAAAGAAACGGTGATGCATCTTTTGAGGACTTAATAGAAAAAGGTTATTTAAAAGAAGCTGTGCTTAATTATATAGCACTTTTAGGATGGAACCCAAGAAGTGAACAGGAAATCTTTAATTTGGAGGAACTTGTAAAAGAATTTGACTATAGAAATATCAATAAATCACCTGCCATATTTGATAATGTAAAACTGAAGTGGATGAATGGGGAATATATAAAGAAGCTGTCTTTAGAAGAATTCAACTCTCTTGCCCTTCCTTATTATAAAAAAGTAATTTCAAAGGACTTAGATTTTTTAAAGATAAGTAGTTTACTTCAAACAAGAGTTGAAATATTAAGCGAAATACCTGCCTTTCTGGATTTCTTTGAGGAACTTCCAGAGTACACTGAAGACCTATATGTGCACAAAAGAATGAAATCAAATTTAGAAAGCTCACTTACAGTGCTTGAAAAAATTCTTCCAAAGTTTAAACGACTATCACCCTGGACTTTTGAAAATATAGAAAAATGCTGCATGGACTTAATATCAGAAATGGGCGTTAAAAATGGAGTAGTACTGTGGCCTGTACGAATTGGCCTTTCCGGTAAAAAATCCACCCCTGGTGGAGCTTTTGAAATAGCTGATATTATAGGCAAAGAAGAGTCTATAAAGAGAACAGAAATTGGTATTGAAAAGTTAAAAAATGCTCAATAA
- a CDS encoding pyridoxal phosphate-dependent aminotransferase: MILSKKAEKIQPSITLAITAEAKRMKSEGIDVIGFGAGEPDFNTPENIQEAAIESMKNGCTKYTPASGISELKEAIVKKFKKDNGLSYNTNQIIISTGAKQCLSNTFLAALNPGDEVIIPTPYWVSYPELVKLADGVPVFADTKEKDGFKYTLETLEKAYTKNTKMILLNSPNNPTGTIYSKEELEVIANFAKEKDLLILSDEIYEKLIYGTNGHISIASLSEDAYDRTIVINGVSKTYAMTGWRIGYAAANKDIIKVMSNIQSHTTGNPNSIAQYAAVAALNGKDTQIKSMVSEFKNRRDCMVSKIDKMKNVSCLNPEGAFYVMLNISKLFGKTIDGVVINNSLEFSQKLLEKEKVAVIPGLGFGLDGYIRLSYATSMENIQNGMDRIAKFISQLK; encoded by the coding sequence ATGATATTGTCAAAAAAAGCTGAAAAAATTCAACCCTCTATAACTTTAGCTATAACAGCTGAAGCCAAAAGAATGAAATCAGAGGGAATTGATGTAATAGGTTTTGGAGCAGGAGAACCTGATTTTAATACACCAGAAAATATTCAGGAAGCTGCAATAGAGTCTATGAAAAATGGGTGCACAAAATATACTCCAGCGTCTGGTATTTCAGAGCTGAAAGAGGCTATTGTTAAAAAATTTAAAAAAGATAATGGACTAAGCTATAATACAAATCAGATTATAATATCTACAGGGGCAAAACAGTGCCTTTCAAATACATTTTTGGCTGCATTGAACCCTGGAGATGAGGTTATAATACCTACACCATATTGGGTAAGCTATCCTGAACTAGTTAAACTTGCAGATGGTGTGCCTGTATTTGCAGATACAAAAGAAAAAGACGGATTTAAATATACTTTAGAAACTTTAGAAAAAGCATATACTAAAAATACTAAAATGATTTTATTAAATAGTCCTAATAATCCAACAGGAACTATTTATTCAAAAGAAGAACTTGAAGTAATAGCTAATTTTGCAAAGGAAAAGGATTTGCTCATTTTATCTGATGAAATATATGAAAAATTAATATATGGTACTAATGGACACATAAGTATAGCAAGTTTGTCAGAAGACGCTTACGACAGAACAATAGTTATAAATGGAGTTTCAAAAACATATGCCATGACAGGATGGAGAATAGGCTATGCTGCAGCAAATAAAGATATAATTAAGGTAATGTCAAATATACAGAGCCATACTACTGGAAACCCTAATTCTATAGCACAATATGCAGCTGTGGCTGCTTTAAATGGAAAAGATACTCAGATTAAAAGTATGGTAAGTGAATTCAAAAATAGAAGAGATTGTATGGTAAGTAAGATAGATAAAATGAAAAATGTTTCTTGCTTGAATCCAGAAGGTGCTTTTTATGTAATGTTAAATATATCAAAGCTTTTTGGAAAAACTATAGATGGTGTAGTAATAAATAATTCTTTAGAATTTTCGCAGAAATTATTGGAGAAAGAAAAAGTAGCAGTAATTCCAGGTCTTGGTTTTGGACTAGATGGATACATAAGGTTGTCCTATGCTACGTCCATGGAAAACATACAAAATGGAATGGATAGAATAGCTAAGTTTATATCTCAATTAAAATAG
- a CDS encoding HPr family phosphocarrier protein, giving the protein MISKEVIVKSSTGLHARPATLLVKKASSFKSDLSIEFDGKKANIKSLIGVLSLGVTKDSTVKISASGNDESLAVEEIIKLINSLEE; this is encoded by the coding sequence ATGATTTCTAAAGAAGTTATAGTTAAAAGTTCCACAGGATTACATGCAAGACCTGCAACTCTATTAGTAAAAAAAGCTTCTTCATTTAAATCAGATTTATCCATAGAATTTGATGGAAAAAAAGCTAACATAAAGAGTTTAATTGGAGTTCTTTCATTAGGCGTAACAAAAGATTCTACAGTCAAGATTAGCGCATCAGGTAATGATGAATCACTAGCAGTAGAAGAGATTATTAAATTAATAAATTCATTAGAAGAGTAA
- the rny gene encoding ribonuclease Y: MNSIIIYEVIAGILVAAALIVQFNMIKKKAVVIKSQALEESNRLKEEAKKQAETQKKEAILEAKEEIHKLRNDFDKESRDRRNENQRLERRLIQREELLDKKSDALEKRDSGLDKKQQDIDKLQISVEELYKKQREKLEKLSGLSSEEAKNILLEQVNKEIKHESAMMIKEIEAKAKEEADKKAREIITCAIQRCAADHVAETTVHVVPLPNDEMKGRIIGREGRNIRTLETLTGVDLIIDDTPEAVILSGFDPIRREVARIALEKLIIDGRIHPARIEEMVQKAEKEVENNVKEEGEQATFETGVHGLHMELVKLLGRLKYRTSYGQNVLKHSVEVAYLAGLMASEIGIDPTIAKRAGLLHDIGKAVDHEVEGPHAVIGSEVAKKYRESPIIVNAIAAHHGDVEFQSLEAVLVQAADAISAARPGARRETLEAYIKRLEKLEEIANTCEGVEKSYAIQAGRELRIMVKPENIDDAGAIEMARNIVKKIEEELEYPGQIKVNVIRETRAIEYAK; this comes from the coding sequence GTGAATTCCATAATAATATATGAGGTTATTGCTGGTATACTAGTAGCAGCTGCCTTGATAGTTCAATTCAATATGATCAAAAAGAAAGCAGTTGTTATAAAATCACAGGCTTTAGAAGAGTCTAATAGATTGAAGGAAGAGGCAAAAAAACAAGCTGAAACTCAAAAAAAAGAGGCTATACTAGAAGCTAAAGAGGAAATTCATAAATTAAGAAATGATTTTGATAAAGAGTCTAGAGATAGAAGAAATGAAAATCAAAGACTTGAAAGAAGGTTAATCCAGAGAGAAGAGTTATTAGATAAGAAAAGTGATGCTCTTGAAAAGAGAGATAGTGGCCTAGATAAAAAACAGCAGGACATAGATAAATTACAGATAAGTGTAGAGGAATTATATAAGAAACAAAGAGAAAAGCTAGAAAAGTTATCAGGACTAAGTTCTGAAGAAGCTAAGAATATTTTACTAGAACAAGTTAATAAGGAAATAAAACATGAATCTGCGATGATGATTAAAGAAATTGAAGCAAAAGCTAAAGAAGAAGCTGATAAAAAAGCAAGAGAAATTATAACTTGTGCTATCCAGAGATGTGCTGCTGATCATGTAGCAGAGACTACAGTACATGTTGTACCTTTACCTAATGACGAAATGAAGGGAAGGATAATAGGTAGAGAGGGTAGAAATATAAGGACTCTTGAAACGTTAACTGGTGTAGATCTTATAATAGATGATACACCTGAAGCTGTAATATTGTCGGGCTTTGATCCTATAAGGAGAGAGGTTGCAAGAATAGCACTGGAGAAACTTATAATTGATGGAAGAATACACCCAGCAAGAATCGAAGAAATGGTTCAAAAAGCTGAAAAAGAAGTTGAAAATAATGTTAAAGAAGAAGGAGAACAGGCCACTTTTGAAACTGGCGTGCACGGCCTTCATATGGAATTAGTAAAATTATTAGGAAGATTAAAGTATAGAACCAGCTATGGTCAAAATGTTTTAAAACACTCTGTGGAAGTTGCCTATTTGGCTGGACTTATGGCATCAGAAATTGGCATAGATCCAACTATAGCTAAAAGAGCAGGATTGCTTCATGATATAGGTAAAGCAGTGGATCATGAAGTTGAAGGTCCTCATGCCGTTATAGGTTCAGAGGTTGCTAAAAAATACAGAGAATCACCAATAATTGTAAATGCTATTGCAGCTCATCATGGAGATGTAGAATTTCAATCCTTAGAAGCTGTACTCGTTCAAGCGGCGGATGCTATTTCTGCTGCAAGGCCTGGTGCTAGAAGAGAAACACTGGAAGCTTATATTAAGCGTCTAGAAAAACTTGAAGAAATAGCAAATACATGTGAAGGTGTAGAAAAGTCATATGCCATTCAAGCGGGAAGAGAACTTAGAATAATGGTTAAACCAGAAAATATTGATGATGCAGGTGCTATTGAAATGGCAAGGAACATAGTAAAGAAAATTGAAGAAGAGCTAGAGTATCCTGGTCAGATTAAAGTAAATGTCATTAGAGAGACTCGTGCAATTGAATATGCAAAATAA
- the pgsA gene encoding CDP-diacylglycerol--glycerol-3-phosphate 3-phosphatidyltransferase, translating into MNLANKLTMLRMILIPFFLIFITVKNMPYGKLIAIAIFILASITDKLDGYIARSRNQITNFGKFMDPLADKLLVTTALICLVEYHIIPSWVAVIIVAREFAVTGLRTIAAAEGMVIAASPWGKAKTATQIIAIILALLNLTYNHVSLSLLRGFLSRPHKVLNLVTDIAMGIAIIMTLISGIDYFLKNKEVIRTDR; encoded by the coding sequence ATGAATCTAGCAAACAAGCTTACGATGCTTAGAATGATATTGATTCCGTTTTTTTTAATATTTATAACGGTAAAGAATATGCCCTATGGTAAACTTATTGCAATAGCTATTTTTATATTAGCATCTATTACAGATAAATTAGATGGGTATATAGCTAGAAGTAGAAACCAAATAACAAATTTTGGGAAATTTATGGATCCCCTAGCGGATAAGCTTTTGGTTACTACTGCACTTATATGTCTTGTAGAGTATCATATAATACCATCTTGGGTTGCGGTAATAATAGTAGCTAGAGAATTTGCAGTTACAGGACTGAGAACAATTGCGGCAGCAGAAGGAATGGTAATAGCTGCAAGTCCTTGGGGAAAAGCTAAAACTGCAACACAAATAATTGCTATAATTCTTGCTCTTTTAAATTTAACTTATAATCATGTATCATTAAGTTTACTTAGAGGATTTTTAAGCCGTCCTCACAAAGTTTTAAATTTAGTTACAGATATTGCTATGGGTATAGCTATAATAATGACTTTAATTTCAGGTATAGATTACTTTCTAAAAAATAAAGAAGTTATAAGGACAGACAGATAA
- a CDS encoding DUF378 domain-containing protein, whose translation MYKLSIIDKVSLILVVIGAINWGLIGLLDFNIVEVLFGDPVNLIGRILYILIGTAGIDMIILFFKAKKGYQ comes from the coding sequence ATGTATAAACTTAGTATCATAGATAAAGTTTCTTTAATTTTAGTAGTTATCGGCGCAATAAACTGGGGACTAATAGGTTTATTAGATTTTAACATAGTGGAGGTTTTATTTGGTGACCCTGTTAATTTAATTGGAAGAATACTATATATACTTATAGGAACTGCAGGAATAGATATGATTATACTATTTTTTAAAGCCAAAAAAGGCTATCAATAA